The proteins below come from a single Natranaerovirga pectinivora genomic window:
- a CDS encoding DUF3006 domain-containing protein: MKVIIDRFEGRFAVVELENKEKVNMPVELIPSEAKEGDIIHIYIDKKETEKRRLEMSSLMDKLWKK, from the coding sequence ATGAAAGTAATTATTGATCGTTTTGAAGGAAGGTTTGCAGTTGTTGAATTAGAAAACAAAGAAAAGGTCAATATGCCTGTTGAATTAATTCCAAGTGAAGCAAAAGAAGGAGATATAATTCATATTTATATTGATAAAAAAGAGACAGAAAAACGAAGATTAGAAATGAGTAGTTTAATGGACAAACTATGGAAAAAATAG